The genome window GGTTCAACTTGTAGTACGAGGCCTTGTCGAAGGCTTCCCATACCGAGCCTTCCGCCATCTCGCTGTCGCCCAGCAGCACCCACACGCGATAAGGCAACTTGTCGTATCGGGCATTGAGCGCCATGCCGACGCCGATGGCCAGGCCCTGTCCGAGCGAACCGGTGGCCACATCGACCCAGGGCAGCACGCGCGGGTTGGGATGTCCTTCCAAGCGGCTGCCGAAGCGACGCAAGGTCAACAGCTCTTCGTCGGTGATCGCGCCCGCGGCCTTGAGCATGGAGTAGAGCAACGGGCAGGCGTGCCCCTTGCTGAAGATCAGCCGATCGTTGTTCGGCTGGTGCGGATTTGACCAGTCGAAGCGCAGATATTTGGCCATCAATACGGCCATCAGGTCGGCGGCCGACATCGAGGAGGTCGGGTGTCCGGAGCCGGCCGCGGTAGTGCAGCGGATGCTGTCGATGCGTAATTGAGCCGCGAGTTCCCGCCAATCGTTGAGATTCTCAGCCATGATTCATCGTCCTGATCGCTGTGGAGGTAGCCAGGCAGACAAAAAAACGGTTGCAGGGGAGCAAATGTGATGCCAGGCCGGAAGGCGTCAGGCATCAGGCAGTTGCTTTTCTGCCAACTGCCGCGCGAGATCGTAGAGAATCCGCCGCACGCTGCTGGGGTGCAATCCCGTGCGTTGGGCGATCTCGTCCAGAGACAAGCCCTGACGCTTCATCCGCAGCAGATCGTGATGGGCCGGCGGACAAAGCGTCAGAAGCTGCTGCCAAAGCTCGTCGGTGCGCAGCGATTCGCTCGGTCGAGCGACGTCGTCGGCCAGCGAATCGCAGTCGTCGGGCGAGAGTCGCCGTTCCTTTTCCAGCGCGGTGCGGTGTTGCCGCTGGCGGTCGATCACGCGGTTGCGCGCGGCCCGGTTCAAGAAGGCCCGCAGATGGGCCGCATCCTGAAACGACCAACGCCCCTTTCGCAAGCCGTCGAGCACGTCCGTCCAGACGGAGAGCACGACGTCTTCGGAATCGAGCTTGGTCCGCAGGGCCTGCGGCAACTGGCGGCGAACCAGCGCCCTAAGGCCGGGCGCCACGTTGACGAAAATCTGCTCGACGACCGCGGGGTCGCCGCCCGGCAATTGGCTGAGCAATGTTTCCAGGGGATCGGCGGTCATCAGGAGGCGCTCCTGTGGATTCGTAGCGAGGCGGGTCCGGAGACGAACGTCGCCCAGAGGACTTCACGGGCCTCATTCTCTTCCCGTCGCTGCCCGCCGCGCCAGTGACGGTAGGCCACGCCGGCGCCGACCAGACCCGCAACCAGTGCCGCCTCGCATGTCACGGGCGGACCGGTCAACAGACCGAGCAAACCGTCGCCCAACTCGTCGGCCTCCGCAAGCAGATCGGTGAGAGCGACGCCGAGTGACGCGGCATCGCCTGCGAAGCGGGGCACGAGCAGGTCGTT of Pirellulales bacterium contains these proteins:
- a CDS encoding sigma-70 family RNA polymerase sigma factor; protein product: MTADPLETLLSQLPGGDPAVVEQIFVNVAPGLRALVRRQLPQALRTKLDSEDVVLSVWTDVLDGLRKGRWSFQDAAHLRAFLNRAARNRVIDRQRQHRTALEKERRLSPDDCDSLADDVARPSESLRTDELWQQLLTLCPPAHHDLLRMKRQGLSLDEIAQRTGLHPSSVRRILYDLARQLAEKQLPDA